From Vibrio artabrorum, a single genomic window includes:
- the arcA gene encoding arginine deiminase, which translates to MSKFYVGSEIGQLRRVLVHRPRRALTHLTPSNCHDLLFDDVLAVERAGQEHDVFTQTLRDQGVEVLLLTDLLADTLAVPEAKDWLLNCQVSDYRLGKTFANDVRCYLGDLPNLELAKILTGGLSYAEMPMTSSSMMQGMHAPTDFIIEPLPNHLFTRDTSCWVYGGVSINPMAKPARQRETNHVRAIYRWHPTFAGQDFIKYFGDDENIHYDNSTIEGGDVLVIGRGTVLIGMSERTTAQGVEHLASGLFKHGQAKQIIAMELPKHRSCMHLDTVMTHMNEDTFSVYPEVVRKDVKCWSLTGDESGAVNVKEEGYFVTAIEKALGVDKLNLITTGGDNFHAEREQWNDANNVLTVKPGVVIGYEGNTYTNEKYDKAGITVLPIPGDELGRGRGGARCMSCPIERDGI; encoded by the coding sequence ATGAGTAAGTTCTATGTTGGTTCTGAAATAGGTCAATTACGCCGCGTTCTAGTTCACCGCCCGAGACGTGCACTGACTCACCTAACACCCTCTAACTGTCACGATTTGCTATTTGATGACGTACTGGCTGTTGAGCGTGCAGGTCAAGAGCATGACGTATTTACTCAAACGTTACGTGATCAAGGTGTCGAAGTTCTTCTTCTTACTGACCTGCTCGCTGATACACTAGCAGTGCCAGAAGCGAAAGATTGGCTATTAAACTGCCAGGTATCTGATTACCGTTTGGGTAAAACCTTCGCCAATGATGTGCGCTGCTACCTAGGCGATCTGCCAAATTTGGAATTAGCCAAAATTCTAACCGGTGGCCTGTCTTACGCTGAAATGCCAATGACGTCTTCTTCGATGATGCAAGGCATGCACGCACCAACAGACTTCATTATCGAACCTCTACCAAATCACCTATTTACACGCGACACCTCTTGCTGGGTATACGGTGGTGTCTCTATCAACCCGATGGCGAAACCTGCTCGTCAACGTGAAACAAACCATGTTCGCGCAATTTACCGCTGGCACCCAACATTCGCCGGCCAAGACTTCATCAAATACTTTGGCGATGACGAAAACATCCACTACGACAACTCAACCATCGAAGGCGGTGACGTATTGGTTATCGGTCGCGGCACAGTACTTATCGGTATGTCTGAACGTACCACCGCACAAGGTGTTGAGCACTTAGCATCAGGCCTATTCAAACATGGCCAGGCGAAGCAGATCATTGCGATGGAGCTTCCGAAACACCGTTCTTGCATGCACCTAGATACCGTAATGACGCACATGAACGAAGACACCTTCTCTGTCTACCCAGAAGTGGTACGTAAAGATGTGAAGTGCTGGAGCCTAACTGGCGATGAGTCGGGCGCAGTTAACGTCAAAGAAGAAGGCTACTTCGTAACGGCTATCGAGAAAGCACTTGGCGTAGACAAGCTAAACCTTATCACAACCGGTGGTGACAACTTCCACGCAGAACGTGAGCAGTGGAATGACGCGAACAATGTTCTTACAGTGAAACCAGGCGTAGTTATCGGCTACGAAGGCAACACTTACACCAACGAGAAATACGACAAAGCAGGCATCACCGTTCTTCCTATTCCAGGAGATGAACTGGGCCGCGGTCGCGGTGGCGCACGCTGCATGAGCTGCCCAATTGAGCGTGATGGTATCTAA